The Cervus canadensis isolate Bull #8, Minnesota chromosome 5, ASM1932006v1, whole genome shotgun sequence genome contains the following window.
ATTAAACTAAACGTCAAACCACAAAAACATTGTGACTAACATTAAAAAGGCAGGCTGTAAGATACGCAAAGCTTATAAAGGACAAATTGCACATGGTTAAGATGGGAAGTCATTTGACAAGGGCTGGTGTTGTGCATATGGCTGCTTTTTTTTATAAGAAGGCCACCGGCAGACAGGGCAACAGTGTCGGCCCCCAGCTAACCACATCACAATGCAATTCTGATGGAACACATGACCACAAGGCAACCCCATTAGCAAACatccattttcaaaattttctaggCATACAACACATTCAGTACAGTGCAGCATATCAGCAGGCCAAGTTAACCAATCAGGTTCCATATCTTCATTAGCGCTATATGATCCATAGGACCGCCCCTTCCTTTCATAAGGGCTGGTCTGACAATATTTATTGGCACAGGAACAAGCCTCAGCATCACAGTGACTTGCTCTTCCTGGAGAACTGTGAATGATGCTCAGTTTATCTTCAAACACTTCCTTCTCACTGCTCAAAGTGTCTGTGCTCTCACTGTCTGAGTCATTCTCAATATCTTGAGAACCCTCCGACATTTCCTCTTCGGACTGGACTCCAAGACATTTAAATCGCCACATCGGCAAGTTTTTAATATAATCGGTCGGTATCAGGGGGTGAAGCCAAAGATCGGGGAAAGCTAATCGCTCCAAGAACAAGTCAGGGTCTTCATCCCAATCAGATTCTACAGGAAAGTTCTGGAAAGAAGCAATCGGGTGGAAGAGGTAGCTGGTGTACCAATCCCATAGACTTGATAACCATTCTAAGTTATTGGCGTTGACTTCATCACTGTTGATGTTGCGCCGTCTCTTCTTCTCAAAGTAATCTATTAGTAAACCATGTCCAAGGTATGTACTAAGAAACAAGGCTGGGTGTGAGGAATAAAACATCCAGTCTGCCCTTACCCATGAAGCCAATGTGGTGGTATTGGAATATCTCAACAATTTTAAGCTATATTCATAAAAGCTATCTAAGTAAGGGAGCTGTAAAAAGCCCAACACAGGTAGCCAGGAGATAATTAATAGAGAATTATAGGTCCCTAAAGTGCTTATGAGAACCACAAATCGCTTGATGGTAGCTCCTTGTGTGATAAATAAGTCCATCCAAGCCATAAGGTTAACGAGAACCAAGCTCAAAACGAACAAATCATTTACTTCAGGTTGTAAGGAGCGCAAAAATGAATCCATGGCCTGAAGAGATATATACTCGCCTGTGTGGTTTCCGTATCTGTAAATTCCTTCGGGAGTTCTAAGTATGTATGATGGCATGTTATAGACACCGATATCTGTCATATAACTCTTGTTGTCCCACTTTTccacatttacaaaaataaactcaactctTCCAGTAAACTTTATGCTTAGTGCAGAGAAGAAAGCTGGTGGTTGGTCCAGGTTTGCAAATAGGTATATTTTTACCCAATATTGATCACTtttattccattcttctttcaagCGTTCAGCATTATAAATGGTTTTGATCCGAGAAGCTGCATGAGCAGTTATCCACTTAAAAATGTGCTCTACTTCTATCTTGCGCCCACTGTACTCTTTAAGCATGACTTTCCCTTTGGAAGTACTGGTTTGTGGAACAGACATAATGAGTGTGGATCGAACCCAGCCTCTTCTCCTGCAGTATCTGTAAGAGAGGGAACTGTAAGTAAACAGCAAGGCTGCTAGATGAACTAGCTTGCTTATCTTCCCTGTTGTACAGTTTGTCTTTCCCTGGTAATTTCCATGGCCCTTAAAAGATACCCTCTTCCCCAAAAACAAATAACCTGTAAACAACCAAAAGTAGTACCAATATCTGGCAGCtataaaagaggaaaagcaaagctttttatcattttttttgtttttacctctatgtttctccctttctctctccttttttttttaaaacaaaaaccttaGAGCTTAAAAAGCCTGAGAGTCAAGGGAACTGACACATACTTCCAGCATCTATTATGAACCTACTAATGCattattggagaagactcttgagagtcccttggacaaggagatcaaaccagtcaatcctaaaggaaattaaccctgaatattcattggaaggactgatgctgaagctgaagccccaaaactttggccacctaatgtgaggagccaactcactggaaaagaccctcactggaaagattgaggggagaagggaaagggggcaacagaggatgagatggctggatggcatcaccaaatcaatggacatgagtttgagcaaacttcaggacagagagaaggacagggaagcctggagtgctgcagtccatggagtcgcaaagagttggatatgacttagagactaaccAACAACAATGCATTATGTGTTGGTAA
Protein-coding sequences here:
- the LOC122441760 gene encoding E3 ubiquitin-protein ligase RNF103 isoform X1 yields the protein MWLKLFFLLLYFLVLFVLARFFEAIVWYETGIFATQLVDPVALSFKKLKTILECRGLGYSGLPEKKDVRELVEKSGDLMEGELYSALKEEEASESVSSTNFSGEMHFYELVEDTKDGIWLVQVIANDRSPLVGKIHWEKMVKKVSRFGIRTGTFNCSSDPRYCRRRGWVRSTLIMSVPQTSTSKGKVMLKEYSGRKIEVEHIFKWITAHAASRIKTIYNAERLKEEWNKSDQYWVKIYLFANLDQPPAFFSALSIKFTGRVEFIFVNVEKWDNKSYMTDIGVYNMPSYILRTPEGIYRYGNHTGEYISLQAMDSFLRSLQPEVNDLFVLSLVLVNLMAWMDLFITQGATIKRFVVLISTLGTYNSLLIISWLPVLGFLQLPYLDSFYEYSLKLLRYSNTTTLASWVRADWMFYSSHPALFLSTYLGHGLLIDYFEKKRRRNINSDEVNANNLEWLSSLWDWYTSYLFHPIASFQNFPVESDWDEDPDLFLERLAFPDLWLHPLIPTDYIKNLPMWRFKCLGVQSEEEMSEGSQDIENDSDSESTDTLSSEKEVFEDKLSIIHSSPGRASHCDAEACSCANKYCQTSPYERKGRSYGSYSANEDMEPDWLTWPADMLHCTECVVCLENFENGCLLMGLPCGHVFHQNCIVMWLAGGRHCCPVCRWPSYKKKQPYAQHQPLSNDFPS
- the LOC122441760 gene encoding E3 ubiquitin-protein ligase RNF103 isoform X2, yielding MVKKVSRFGIRTGTFNCSSDPRYCRRRGWVRSTLIMSVPQTSTSKGKVMLKEYSGRKIEVEHIFKWITAHAASRIKTIYNAERLKEEWNKSDQYWVKIYLFANLDQPPAFFSALSIKFTGRVEFIFVNVEKWDNKSYMTDIGVYNMPSYILRTPEGIYRYGNHTGEYISLQAMDSFLRSLQPEVNDLFVLSLVLVNLMAWMDLFITQGATIKRFVVLISTLGTYNSLLIISWLPVLGFLQLPYLDSFYEYSLKLLRYSNTTTLASWVRADWMFYSSHPALFLSTYLGHGLLIDYFEKKRRRNINSDEVNANNLEWLSSLWDWYTSYLFHPIASFQNFPVESDWDEDPDLFLERLAFPDLWLHPLIPTDYIKNLPMWRFKCLGVQSEEEMSEGSQDIENDSDSESTDTLSSEKEVFEDKLSIIHSSPGRASHCDAEACSCANKYCQTSPYERKGRSYGSYSANEDMEPDWLTWPADMLHCTECVVCLENFENGCLLMGLPCGHVFHQNCIVMWLAGGRHCCPVCRWPSYKKKQPYAQHQPLSNDFPS